The nucleotide sequence CAACAATTTTAGGAATTTCAAGTGGTTCTAAAAAAGTAATGTTATTAAAAACAAGAGGGTAACTTTCTACAGTTTTAGAAATACTTTGATATACCCAAAATTGTGAAAGAAAAAACATCGAAAAAAATGGAATTAGAACTATTATTACAAAAACCAAAAATTTCTTTATTGAAATTCTTCTTTCTTTCACCTTATATAAGTTTAATCTTTCCAACACTTATCCCCCCTCTTTTTAAGAGACCTAAAACCCCTAAAAATCTATAATGTTTAACTAATGGAATAAAATCTTGAAAAAAGAATCTATTTAATAAAAGAGTAGAATCATCATAATGTTCTTTTAAAAGCTCATTAATTATATTTGAATCAGTTACAATTTGAATAGTTTGTATATTTTCAAGTCCTATTTTTTCTTCCATCGAATTTATAGTAATAAAGACTTCACGTTCAATCAACGATAAAAAATCACTAAAGAAATTCATCAAAAAGGCTTTAACATCTTTGATTAATGTTTCATCGTCAATATATTCCAATTCGTATACAGAATAACCAAACTCATCCAATAAAACCTCGTCAAAATTTTTTAAACTTAAATCAGAGTATCTTACCTCAATTAAATCTGAATCATTAAAAACTAACATTCCTGAATACTTTTTGTTTATAAACAACTGCATACTATATCCAGTGAATCTACTCAAAAGAATAGATTCTTTGAAGAAATCTGGATATAGAATATCTGGTTCTGGGATTTTTTTAGCATAAAGGTTTTGAAAATAATTCTGAAGTTCTTCTTTTTTTACAACAAACACATTTGCAATATTATTAGATGTTATTAAATAATCGTAATATATTTGCTCTGGTTGTATACCCAAATTTTGTGTAATTTCTAATAGTAATAACTTGTCAATTTCCTTTTTGTTTTTTACTGTGGGAAGAGGAATCTTCAAATTTAAAATATAATCCCATGGAATGTTAACAACGATTATATCATCCACAGTGGGTTGAAAATCTAAATCCCATTCTTTGAAAGAAGATAACCTAGTTTTACCAAAAAAATATTCAAGACTTCCATAAAAAATTTCATTATCATTTCTAAAATCAAATGAAATAATCCTTTTACCTAAAATTTCCCTTAACAAACTTTCCCTCCTATTCCCCTGAAATATCAAAAACAATAGGTTCAATTTTAAAATTTCCAAATGTACCTCCACTAACTCTATACAGTGGAATAATTGTTAAATCAAGTTTATTAAAATAATCCCCTAAATCCACCTCTTTTGTTATAACTACATTTTCTTTCTCAAAAAACGTGTAATGAATATATACTTTATTTTTAGAATACCTTATATAATCAGCATTTGAAGACCAAAGCCCACAATATACAATTGTTTTAAACAATTCTTCATTTAAGACAACTTTATCCATTAAATTGAATACAGATATAACACTAATGGAAAATATAATGACAGTTATAATCAGAACAGTTATAACTTCAATATAAGTCATATTATCCTCCAAAAGTTGATTGCATTTGAAAAATAGTCGAATACATTGTATACGCTAAAAAAGCAATAAACAATCCCACAAAGGCTATCATCAAAGGTTCTAACATAGACAAAAGTTTCTTAGTATCCTGTTGTATTTGATCATCAAAAAAATCTGCAACTTTTTCCATAACAACCTCAAGTTTACCTGTTTCCTCACCTGTACCTATCATTTCATAAATTATTTGTGGGAACACTTTCTCAGATTTTAGAGCCTGCTTTAATGAACTACCACTTTTTACCTTTTCTTCTACACTTTTTATTTTAGAAATAAATTTTCTGTTATTAGACGCTTTTGCCGCCATTTCTAACGAATCAATTATTGAAACACCGCTTCCAACTAATACCCCAAAGGTTCTGGAAAATCTTTCATACGTAATCTTTTCCCTAAGTTTTCTAATCGGTGGAAACAAATTTCCTAAAAACTCCTTAAATATTTTTCCATATTCAGTCTTGAAAAACACGTAAATGCCAATAAATATCAACACTGAAAAGAAACCAACCAAAAATCCGTTTTCAGTTAATAATTTATTCAACTTAACAAGCGTTGAAATTAAACCAGAAGTTGGAATGTTACCAAAAACCGAAAACAATTTTGGTAAAATAAATAAACTAATTACCAAAACCACTACTATAGCAAAACTCAGTATAAAAATTGGATAAACCATTGCCGTTTTTACTTGTTGTTGAGTCCTGTTTAAATTTTCATAATAATTAGATAATTTCTCTAAAGTTTCTTCAAGTACTCCTCCTTCTTCTCCAGCCTTTAACATATTAATAAACACTTCATCAAAAACCCCTTGTTTTTTAAACGCCTCTGTTAATGATGTCCCAACGTCTAATTCATTTACTACGTTAACAAGAACATTTCTAAATCTTTTAGAAAAAATTTCTTGGTTTGATAGTATATAAATTGCTTCTCTCAATCTTAGTCCCGCTTTTATCATAGTTTCTAATTGCCTTGTAAAAAAGACTATATCTTTTAGTGGAATCCCAAATATATTCTTTAATCCTTTTCTCTTTTTCGACTCCTTGATATCTACTATCATCAACCCATTTGATTTTAGCCTTCCCAATGCTTCCTGCAAACTAGAAGCTTCAATCTCTCCTTTAACCTTCTTCATATCTTTGTTATACGCAAGATATACAAATTTCAATGCTTAACCCCTCTCTTTCTTAATATCCCCTCATTTAACTCATATACTATTCCCTTAAAATCAACAAATTTCTCAAAATCATGTGTAACAATAATCAAAGTCTTTCTAGCATCATCATTCCACTTTTTTAAATATTGAATTATTTTTTTTTCATTTTTCCTATCTAGTCCAACTGTCGGCTCATCTAAAATTAGAATATCTGGATTATGAGCGACAGCAGAGGCTATGGCTATTCTTCTTTGTTCTCCACCTGATAACTGAAATGGAGATCTATCCAAATACTCATTCAAATCAAAAAAATTTACAACTTCTTTAAATCGCATTTTTGGATTCTCCACCTCAAAATTTTTGATTGAAAAATATATCTCATCTCTAACTTTTTCAGAAAAAAATTGTCTTTCTGGAAATTGAAATGAAAAACCTATCTTCTTTCTATATTCATATGGATTTTCATAAGGATCTCTAAAATCATCTATCCAAATTTTACCACTAGTAGGTTTAATTAAAAAATCTAATAGATATAGAAGCGTGGTTTTACCACTTCCAGTATTCCCAAGAATAAAAACAGTTTCTCCATCATTAATTCTAAAATTTATATCTTTTAACACATGTTTCTCAAATGGTGTATTTTGATTGTAAATATATTCAACTTTTTCAAAAATCATTCTCATATTTTTCTGAATAATAAACTCTAATACCTCCCTCTTTACATAATTCTTTAACATTACCAAAAATATTCCTCATATATTCTCTTATTCTTTTTCCACCTTTATTATGGTACGCGACTAATTGTAAAGTACCATTTAAATTTAAATGTTCTTTGGACTTTTCAATTAGCTCCATCCAAACTTTCTTTCCCGCAACAATAGGCGGGTTCGATATTATATGATCAAATTTTTCGCCCTGCCACACCTCAAACAAATAACCTTGCTTCACAACCGCATTCACATTGTTATTTTTAGCGTTAATTTTTGCAAATTCAACGGCTCGTTCATTTATATCACTCATATACAAATCAATATTTGGATTTTCCTTTTTTAGAGTAATACCTATGACTCCATAACCACAACCTAAATCTAAAACCTTTCCACTATCTATATTAACATTCTCAATCAAGATTTTTGTAGCCTTATCAATTTTACCAAAAGAATAAACTCCACTAGGAGATTTAAATTTATAGATATGTCCATTCTTTAATGTTAAAACTATTTCTCTGACTTTCAATTTACTTGTTGGCTTTTCTGTATAATAATGTTCAAACACTAAAATCCCTCCAATATTTTATGTTCACCATACAATAACGGTTCCACATTATTATATAATTTCTCATCAATTATCTTTCCTACAAAAATAGAGTGATCCCCTGCATCATAAATACGAACTATTTCACATTCAATATAACCCACGATTCCCTTTAAGATTGGAATACCATTTTTACTTAATTCATAATCAATTCCTTCAAACTTGTCATAATCTCTCCCACTTACACTTCCAAAATGAATTGCTAAATCTTTTTGAAATTTACTCAATATATTTACACCAAAAAAACTGGAACTTTTTAGCAAAAGATAACTAAACCTTTCTTTACCAATAGAAATTACAATTAACTTTGGATTAATTGAAACTCTAGTTATCCACGCAACACTAATACCATTAATCTTGTCATTCAACCTCATTGTAACAACAACAGTTGAATTATAGATCTTTTTTACCACATCCATAATCTCACCTCTTTAAGTATTATATCATATGTAAATTTTTATAAAATTTTTTTACTCAAAATTTGTCTAATCAATAAACTTATGCTATATGATATAATTAATATGAAAAAGTTCAAAATTCGAGGAGGTGGCCTATTTTGATTAAAAAATTAAAAAACATCTCGAAACAATGTAGAGCAGATATTCTAACCATGACAACTGTTGCAGGTTCTGGACATCCAGGTGGTTCAATGTCATCAATTGACCTTTTAGTAACTTTATATTCTTTTGCAAATATCTTTCCAAATGATCCTTGGAATGAAAATCGTGACAGGATATTAGTCAGTCACGGACATATTTCACCAGCAGTTTATAGTACTTTGTCGGCATATGGTTTTATAAACAGAGATGATGTGCTATCAGGATTTAGACATCCTGGAAGTATATTTGAAGGTCACATTACACGCGGAATTCCTGGTATTGAATGGACTACTGGAAATCTCGGCCAAGGTTTATCCGCTGGAGTTGGAATGGCACTTGCAGCAAAATTAAAAAAGCAACAACATCACGTTTATGTATTAATGAGTGATGGTGAAAGTGCAAAAGGACAAGTTACTGAAGCAAGAAGAACCGCAAAAAAATACAATCTTGATAATTTAACAGTTATTATTGATTACAACGATATACAAATTAGTGGTAGAGCAAGAGATATTATGTACGTAAATATTAAAGAAGAATATGAAGCTGCTGGATGGAATGTTATAGAAATCGATGGTCATGATTTTGAGCAGATTTTATCTGCACTAAAAATAGCCAAAAATGATAAAAATCCAACTGTTATCATTGCACACACTATTATCGGTAAAGGTGTCAGCTTTATGGAAGATACTCCAAAATATCATGGAAAACCACTTTCACTCGATGAATATAAAAAAGCATTAAAAGAATTAGGAATATCTATTGATATCAACAAATACATTGAAATGAGAAAAAAAATAGATATTTCTGAACACAAAAAAATTTATTTAAAATACCCAATTTCAATAAATACTGGAAAACCAATAATATACAAAGAAAAAATCGATAACAGAACAGCCCTAGGTAATGCAATTGCCGATCTTGCCACTTTAAACGATAATGTAATTGCAATTGATTGTGATCTAAAATCATCCGTAAAACTTGATAAACTTGATCAAGTCAAACCGGAAAGTCTAATCGAAATTGGCGTTCAAGAACATAACGCTGCTGCAATTGCTGGGGCATTAAGTGCAGAAGGATTCGTAACATTCTTTGCCGATTTTGGAGTGTTTGGTATTGATGAAACCTTTAATCAACACAGATTAAACGCGATAAATAATACAAATTTAAAAGTTGTGGTAACTCACTGTGGCATTGATGTTGGAGAAGATGGAAAAACCCACCACGCACTAAATTACATTTCTGCTCCACTATCATGGTTTGGCTTTAAAGTGATCGTTCCTGCAGACCCAAATCAAACAGACAAGGTGATTAGGTATATTGCTACCCAATATGGTAACTATGTTGTAGCAATGGGAAGAAGTAAAATTGAACCTATTACAAAATCAGACGGCTCTATCTTCTATGATGAAAACTATGAATTTGAATACGGAAAAATCGATGTGATAAGAGATGGCGAAGAAATTGTTGTTATAACATATGGATCAGTATTACCACATGCTCTAAAAGCTGTAGATGAATTAGAAAAAGAAGGAATAAAAGTTGGACTTCTAAACGTTTCATGCCCATATGATCTTGATGAAGAAATACTTTCAAGATATGCAAGAAAAAAAGTTGTTGTTTTTGAAGATCATAATATATATAACGGTCTTGGTACTTTATTGGAGTCAAAATTATTTAATCTAAAGATTATCCCCGAAAAATTTGTAAAAGTTGGAATCGATAGATTCCCAGTTTCTGGTAATAGCAAATACCTGTTTGATATTTATGGACTTGACAGCCAAAAAATTAAAGAAACAATTAAGAACCTAATTTAAAAATTCCCCATCCATGTTGGATGGGGAATTTTTTTATTCTTCTTCATCATAATTCAAAAAATCTTCCAAATCTTCATCTATTGGTATTCCATCGTCTTCTTCTAAACTATCTATCGTTCTTTCTTCAAACTCCTCATCTGACATTCCAAATGGGTTCTTTGGATCTAGCTTACCGTTGAAAATCTCAACTTTACTTTTTCCATCAATTAAATAAGCTTTTGCATTAACTGTTCCGCTAACAGCACCTAATATTTTTTTTACTAATTCTTCATCAATATCATGATTTTCTGCACAAGTTAATATTAATTTACCATCTTTGTACCTTATTTCTGTCTGATTTTTCCGGGCAAGTTCTTCTATTTCTTTGTTTTTCATTATCGTATTTGCTTTTATATCACTTAAGAACATCTCTATAGTATAATGAAATGGCATAACACACCTCCATTATTCTTTACTAGCAAAATGCTTATTAATCTTTTTCATCAATCTTGATTTTCTTCTCGACGCTTCATTCTTATGTATTGCACCAATTTTTGCAGCTTTATCTATAAAACCTTGGGCAACTTTGTATAATTTTTCTACTTCATCTCTATCTTTACCTTCATTTAATGCTTCCAAAACTTTTTTAATAGAGTTTTTCATTCTTGTTTTATATGCTTTGTTTATCAATCTATTTCTTTCTGAAACTTTAACTCTTCTCTTTGCAGACTTTATGTTAGGCATTATCTCTACCTCCTATTATAATATTTTTTTTAATTCATCAACCATATCTAATTTTTCCCAAGTAAATTCTTCAAGCTCTCTTCCAAAATGACCGTATGCAGCAGTTTTCTTGTAAATCGGTCTTAAAAGATCTAGTTTTTTAATAATTGCACCTGGCCTAAAGTCAAATAATTCAAGAACTGCTTTTAAAATTTTATCTTCCTCAATTTTAGCTGTACCAAATGTGTTTATCATTACTGAAACGGGTTTTGCTTTTCCTATTGCATATGCAACTTGAACCATAAATTTGTCTGCCAAACCAGCTGCAACAACATTCTTTGCAACATACCTTGCGAAATAATGCGCAGATCTATCTACTTTTGTAGGATCCTTTCCACTAAATGCTCCTCCACCATGAGGAATAGAACCACCATATGTATCAACTATAATTTTTCTGCCAGTTAAACCGGTATCTGCAGATGGTCCTCCTAATACAAATCTTCCAGTTGGGTTTACAAGGATCTTCACTTTATCATCCATTAAATTTTCGGGAATAATTGGCTCAATAACATGCTTAATAAGGACATCTTTGATTTCTTCAATAGTAACATCTGGTTCATGTTGCGTTGAAATTAAAATTGTATCAACTCTAACAGGTCTATCATTCTCATCATATTCAACAGTTACCTGTGTCTTACCATCAGGCCTTAAAAACGGAACTATACCATTTTTTCTGACTTCTGAAAGTCTAATTGCAAGTTTGTGAGCTAACATTATTGGTAATGGCATTAATTCTTTCGTTTCATTAGTTGCATAACCAAACATCATACCTTGGTCACCAGCACCAACTAATTCAAGTTCATCAGCTGCATTTAGTTCTCCTTCTTTGACCTCAAGTGCTTTATCAACCCCAAGAGCTATATCCGGTGATTGACTATGAATAGACGAAAGTACAGCACAAGTCTCACCATCAAATCCGTACTTAGCCCTTGTATAACCAATATCCAAAATAGTCTTTCTTACTATATCTTGAATATCCACGTATGCTCTGGTAGTTACCTCACCCGAAACAATAGCAATACCTGTTGTAACTAACGTTTCCACTGCAACTCTTGACTTTGGATCTTGTTCTAACATCGCGTCCAAGATAGCATCACTGATTTGATCTGCTACCTTATCTGGATGACCTTCTGTAACGCTTTCACTCGTAAAAAGTTTTCTCATCGCTCAACCTCCTTTTCATAATCTTCTTTGGAGATAAACTTTCCTCCAAATATATCAAAACTTACTGGTTTATATGCACCAGTAAATTGTGCTTTCACTTCAATCTTATTAGGACATTTTGAACCAACATATACCTTTTCTATTTTATACGCTATATTTTTATTATCATACTCTATCAAAAAATCGTATCCTTTTCTCAAATAACTTCTAAACATCTCTCCACATTTATCACATTTTATATATATAACCAATGAATCTTTATCTTTGTAAAATGGGTTTTTTGATAAATTCTTCTTTCTTTTAAAAAACATGCCTATCTCTCCCGTTTCAGATTAAAACTAAATTCTTTCTTTCTATTCCAAAAATCAAAAACCTCAATTCTCACCTGAAAAAAGTCTAAATTTGTATTCAAAGTTGGAAAATTATTGATTTTTATAGGTGTCCCCAAAACTTCAGGATATAACCTATAATACGTCTTATATATATAGCCTGCTGCAATTGAATCTTTCGAGTACACTGAATATGGTTTATAAAATTCTTCCATAGGTATCTCATCAAGTAATATATCATACATTAATTTGTTTGCAAAGTAAAGCTTTATTTCTTTAAGACCAAGCATATTATTGTTAATTTTTAGAAAAGCATTCATTTCAATTTTTGGATAATCTCCTGTAAAAGTATAAACAGAACCTCTATTATATTCTACTTTCTTACCATCTATAATCAATTCTTTCAAGATAATATCACCTTCAGGTGGAGCAATTTCAAAAAATTCCAAAGGATCCACTAAAATAGATTCATCATGGTTCCTTATTTCAATATGACAATGTGGTTTGACTGCTTCCCCCGTTTTTCCTGAATAAGCAATAACATCTCCTTTAGAAAAACTAATTTCATTATCGGAAAATTCTATAACCACTTTTTCATTTTGAAACTCCTTAACCACGTCATCTACAATTGGCTGTAATACATAATTAAAGCTTCTCAAATGTGCATACAATGAGCGATAACCATTGGGATGTTGCAAAACAATAATGTTACCATAAATTGGATCGTTTAACTCTAACCGAACTACATACCCCTCATAAATTGCTCTAATGGGAATTCCTTCTTTAGAAAATGTACTAAAATCAATTCCTCCGTGAAAATGAGGAGAATTCCCAGTGCTTCTAAACTCTGCAAATGAAGAAGTTAAATAACTATCATCAACTGGTGGAATAAATCCCGAAAAAGACAGTACAGAAATAAAAACTATTAGTAAAAATAAATTTTTTTTCATATCTATTGTCAAACCTCCTTAAAATTTATTCTATCAATCTCATACAATAACAAATCCAAATTTATCTTTTTTCTAGCTGATATAAATATAGCTTTTTTATATTCACCCTTTAATTTTTTCAAATAATCCAAATTACAAAGATCAATTTTATTAAATACAAGAATCATTTTCTTATCTTTTATTCCGAGCTCTTCTAATGTTTCAAAAATCACCTTTATTTTATCTTTAAAGTTAATATCTGATGCATCAACAAGAATTAAAATTAAATCCGAATAAACAATCTCCTCTAAAGTTGAATGGAATGCTTCAACAATTAATGGATGCAATTTCTTTATAAACCCCACGGTATCTGAAAATAACACATAAGCCCCAGATGGTAGCCTTACCCTTCTTGTGATAGGAGACACCGTTGAAAACATCTCATTTTTAGAGTAAAGTAAATCCTTTGATAAAGCAGAAAGCAAAGTAGTTTTTCCAGCATTAGTATACCCAACAATTGAAATCTTAATTAAGTTTGACTTTATCCTTTTTTTTCTTTGAACATCCCTATTTTTTCTTATTTCATACAATTCTTTCTCTAAAAAAGAAACTCTCTTCTTTAAATACCTTTTTGTATACTCCAACTTTGTCTCACCAGGTCCTCGTGTTCCAATACCACCACCAAGTCTTGAAAGTTCCTTTCCTTTTCCAACTAAATACGACATAAGATATTTCAACCTGGCAATTTCAACTTGTAATTTTCCTTCCTTTGTTTTAGCATGTTTTGCAAATATTTCCAATATCAGTTCCGTTCTATCATAAACCTTGTTTTCAATTGTCCTTTCGATGTTTCTTCTTTGAATAATAGTTAAATCATCATTTATAATTAAATAATCTATATTCCCACTTTCAAATAACAAATTAAATTTCTCCAAAAAACCCCTACCAAAATAAAACCTTGCATCAGGTTTTTTTCTTTTTTGAAACACCCTATCTATTACGTTCCAACTTAAAGTTTTACACAACGATTCTAATTCATAAAACGATTCGTCAATAAATTCACTATAAATACCAGCTATAATAACATTATTCTTCTCCATTACTTTCCTTTTCATTATTTTCACTTTCATCTTGCGACTGTTTACTCGTTAATCTAACAAACGCCTCAGGCATAATAGTACTTACAGCATGTTTGTAAATTAAATTTTGCTGACTACCATTTTCCAAAAGCATGGTAAAATTATCAAATGATCGTATAATCCCCTTAGTTTGAAAACCGTTTACTAAATAAACTTTTACAGGAATTTTGCTAGTTCTTAAAATGTTCAAAAACCTATCCTGTAAATTAAATTTCTCTGCCATACCTATTCCCCCTTTTTAACGTATAGTTCCTTTGGAAAAGAAAAATAAACATTAACACTCTTAATAAAAATATCCGTTTGTTCTCCATCAACTAAAATATAAATTCTATCTATACCATTTATGTTCTCAAATAACGAATATAAAATCTGTAAAACTAACATTACTTCTCTATCAATTGAATAGTTTTGTATACTTTTAGAGGACAAATCTATAATCAATGCCGTATCTACAAAATAATATGCATTCAAAATACCTTTTGGTACAAATGTTTCGATACCATCACTAAGTTTGTATGTAGAAAGTTTCTCAAAAATTTCTTGTACAGAATTAATTTTCCCAACATCTAGGAAAATTATATCATCATTTTTCACAAAAGCAATCTCAGAAGAAAATAAAAACAATGAAAAAAACAAAAACAATAAAATCAATTTTTTCACATAATTTCCTCCTCAATGAACTTTTTTATATCATTCCACGTTTCTTTGGGTGCAAATATTATTATTCCAGGCAAATCCTTTGGTAATTGTACAAAAGGTAAATAGTATATCTTAAGTTTAAATCTTTTTGAAGTCACTTTTCCTATTTTTTCTGATATAGAAAATATCTTCCAATCTTTACCATCAAAATCTGGAGAATAGTTTGGAACAAAAATTATATTTAAATTAGAATCTTTAAACACCAACGCAAAACTCTTTGAATCATACGAATCTATCTTTTCTCCAAAAACTTTAACTATTAAATTGTCAATATTGTATTCTCTAAAAAACTGAATAATTACTCTTCCAGGGAGCTTGTTAATCTCCATCTCAAAGTTTAAATCTATCTTTTTTGAGAAAATTATAGCCCCTTTTTCAAATAATGAATCATCATAGTAAATTAACCCTTGTGAGTAAACTTTCAATAAATCTTCATTCTTCGAAATCTCTAACTTATATTCTCCATTATAATCAAACTGTATATAGCTTCTAAAATCAACAACTTTAGATATTATCATATCCGGTAAACGATAACTTTTTTCATCTTTTCTAAAAGGTATATCAAAAAACTTAAATATATCTTCAATTGAAACCTCTTCTACTGGTTTTTCATCCAAAACTAATACATTTCTTGAAAAAGAAACGAATTTTCCTTTCCATTCAATATATTTAAACGAAGAAATGGCCCCTGTAGATGGAGATTCCACCCTTAAAAAATTTGAATAATCGTTTAACAAGGCATAAGTAGAATCAAAATCAATTTCTTCTATTTTTATAGATCTTCCACCATAGCTTATATTAAACGCAAAGGAGATTATAGCAACAAAAACAAGCAATACAGAAAGTCTTCTCAATATTTAAAAACACTCCTTCCGATAAATTCTCTTATTAAAGATGTTCTAGGAATATCTTCAATATTTGTAATTGGGAGGAAATATTCCAAAATTTTCAATAACCTTGTTACTTCAGAATACTCTGGAACATTGTCTGGAACAACTATTAAAAGCTGCTCAGCAAAAATCTTTAATACTGAAATCTCGTATACAAGCGCACTGTTAAACATTATATCGGCATTTTCTTGGTAGGGAAAGATATTTCTATCTTCTCCTCTTCTCACACTTGGCCACATCTTCAACGTTGCTAAAGCATCATGATTTCTGAATTTACTATCTCTAACTATT is from Thermosipho affectus and encodes:
- a CDS encoding GerMN domain-containing protein, translating into MKKLILLFLFFSLFLFSSEIAFVKNDDIIFLDVGKINSVQEIFEKLSTYKLSDGIETFVPKGILNAYYFVDTALIIDLSSKSIQNYSIDREVMLVLQILYSLFENINGIDRIYILVDGEQTDIFIKSVNVYFSFPKELYVKKGE
- a CDS encoding DUF4941 domain-containing protein translates to MRRLSVLLVFVAIISFAFNISYGGRSIKIEEIDFDSTYALLNDYSNFLRVESPSTGAISSFKYIEWKGKFVSFSRNVLVLDEKPVEEVSIEDIFKFFDIPFRKDEKSYRLPDMIISKVVDFRSYIQFDYNGEYKLEISKNEDLLKVYSQGLIYYDDSLFEKGAIIFSKKIDLNFEMEINKLPGRVIIQFFREYNIDNLIVKVFGEKIDSYDSKSFALVFKDSNLNIIFVPNYSPDFDGKDWKIFSISEKIGKVTSKRFKLKIYYLPFVQLPKDLPGIIIFAPKETWNDIKKFIEEEIM